A single window of Drosophila suzukii chromosome 3, CBGP_Dsuzu_IsoJpt1.0, whole genome shotgun sequence DNA harbors:
- the LOC108020115 gene encoding kunitz-type U19-barytoxin-Tl1a, translating to MKLKINLTFLCATLVGLLSIILLTQTAEIEAFGGGSSANGAVVSCKELNNVNCYVGRNEGNFCSSKDKTKVETRWYFDKGICKPFNYKGCNGNRNRFCSQDSCESRCAD from the exons ATGAAATTGAAAATCAATCTGACGTTCCTCTGCGCGACACTCGTCGGCCTCCTGTCCATCATCCTATTGACACAGACCGCGGAAATCGAGGCCTTTGGAGGCGGCAGCTCTGCAAATGGGGCAGTGGTGTCATGCAAAGAGCTGA ACAATGTCAACTGCTACGTGGGCCGGAATGAGGGGAACTTCTGCAGCAGCAAGGACAAGACCAAGGTTGAAACCCGTTGGTATTTCGACAAGGGCATCTGCAAGCCCTTCAACTACAAAGGATGCAACGGCAATCGCAATCGATTCTGCTCGCAGGACAGCTGCGAGTCACGCTGCGCCGACTGA